CGGCACCTTTCTTGTCGAGCTTGCGGCTGGCATTGGCGAGCACGTCCTGCGTTTCCGCAGCAAAGCCCACCACAAGACCGGGACGCTTCTCACTATGACCAACACCGGCCAGAATATCCGGGTTCTCAACCATGCTGAGCGTTGGTGCGCCCTCGCCCGGCTGTTTCTTGATCTTCTGATCGGCTGCATTAGCTGTCCGCCAGTCGGCAACGGCTGCAACCATCACAGCCGCATCAGCGGGAAGATGGCTTTCGACTGCCGCCTGCATTTCCCGCGCGGTTTCAACATGGGTGACGTTGACGCCCCGCGGATCAGCGATCGTGACAGGACCGGAGACCAGATGCACAGTGGCGCCCAGATGTGCTAGGGCCGCAGCGATGGCATGGCCCTGCTTGCCCGATGAACGGTTGGCAATATAGCGCACCGGATCAATCGGCTCATGTGTCGGGCCGGATGTCATGACGACCACTTTGCCCGCAAGCGGCTTTGCCTGTGGCGCGAGCAGGTTTTCAATTGCCGCGACGATAGTCAGCGGTTCGCTCATCCGACCTGTGCCCGCCTCTCCACTTTCCGCCATCTCGCCCTTTTCAGGCCCAATGAAATGCACGCCATCCTTTTCCAATGTCAGGCGGTTGCGCCGGGTCGCGGCATTGTCCCACATGGCAGGGTTCATGGCAGGTGCAATCAGCAACGGAACCTTGCGGGCGAGAAGCACAGCACTGGCCAGATCATCGGTAATGCCAGTGGCCATCTTGGCCATAAGCCCGGCCGTTGCAGGTGCCACAACGATCAGATCGGCATCGCGCGCAAGGCGGATATGGCCGACATCCTGTTCGTCCTCTCGGGAAAAAAGATCTGTAAACACATGATCGGCCGACACAGTGCCGATGGTCAGCGGCGTCACAAACTGCTGCGCTCCTGCGGTCAGGACCGTGCGAACACGCGCGCCGCGTTCTTTCAAACGCCGAATGAGGTCCGGTGTTTTGTAAGCTGCAATCCCGCCGCTGATGATGAGAAGAATACGCTTATCGCGCAATGAACCGGCAATCGGCGACAAAGCAGCGGCTACCGGCTTCGTCTCTTCAAAACCGCCAAGCAGAAGCCTTGCTTCTTCCTCCATGGAGCGCCCGTTTTGAGCGGCTCTCACGCGAAGCCGCTCTTTTGCGGCGTCATCAAGATTGCGGATTGTAATACTGGCCATTTGATTGCACCGGTCTAATGCTGATGCAATCAATGAAATCACTATTTTGTTGAATAATCAACAAACAGATGAAATGTGGTG
The Ochrobactrum sp. BTU1 DNA segment above includes these coding regions:
- the coaBC gene encoding bifunctional phosphopantothenoylcysteine decarboxylase/phosphopantothenate--cysteine ligase CoaBC, giving the protein MRDKRILLIISGGIAAYKTPDLIRRLKERGARVRTVLTAGAQQFVTPLTIGTVSADHVFTDLFSREDEQDVGHIRLARDADLIVVAPATAGLMAKMATGITDDLASAVLLARKVPLLIAPAMNPAMWDNAATRRNRLTLEKDGVHFIGPEKGEMAESGEAGTGRMSEPLTIVAAIENLLAPQAKPLAGKVVVMTSGPTHEPIDPVRYIANRSSGKQGHAIAAALAHLGATVHLVSGPVTIADPRGVNVTHVETAREMQAAVESHLPADAAVMVAAVADWRTANAADQKIKKQPGEGAPTLSMVENPDILAGVGHSEKRPGLVVGFAAETQDVLANASRKLDKKGADWIVANDVSGDVMGGDRNRVRVLSRAGIEEWPEMSKEQVAEKLAEKIAAALLEIKS